One window of Amaranthus tricolor cultivar Red isolate AtriRed21 chromosome 13, ASM2621246v1, whole genome shotgun sequence genomic DNA carries:
- the LOC130798916 gene encoding uncharacterized protein LOC130798916: protein MVIAFRKARKYVRLHINFCFCRMPPRRRTSAEKESSRQRLRALENALIALANRSTVPANNQSVFDRFDRHRPPAYEGTADPVVLEGWLRKIEKLFDATGCPDAEKVAIGSYYLKKEADNWWGMVKAECLATSGFGWEKFSRKLKERFYPDELRWLKREEFLSLKHGSMSVQAYTNKFTELSRFAAVLIPSEAEKVRLYVRRLDAWIRVPMMCSGAATFQRAYEVALSAYAAVQEEEDARRALTAKRPPPSFHTANPSKKSKLIPANKGSTSDSRPKKCFKCQKDWHAGKNCDGSNVKCFYCNDEGHHSYSCPKNSDASKTITGSYAPLRNRVYNMSETEEESDVDVIAGTILVNSIPAYVLFDTGLLLLSSLLPLLKQPS from the coding sequence ATGGTAATTGCTTTTAGAAAAGCAAGGAAGTATGTAAGACTACatataaatttctgtttttgtagGATGCCTCCTAGAAGAAGAACCTCTGCTGAGAAGGAGTCTTCTCGCCAACGTCTGAGAGCTCTAGAGAATGCTCTCATTGCCCTCGCAAATCGATCCACTGTTCCGGCAAATAACCAGTCTGTCTTTGATCGGTTTGATCGTCACCGTCCCCCAGCCTATGAGGGTACTGCCGATCCTGTTGTTCTCGAAGGTTGGTTGCGTAAGATAGAAAAACTCTTTGACGCGACCGGCTGCCCAGATGCTGAAAAGGTAGCTATTGGCTCGTATTACCTGAAGAAAGAGGCTGACAACTGGTGGGGTATGGTCAAAGCTGAATGTCTTGCTACCTCTGGCTTTGGGTGGGAAAAGTTCTCCAGGAAGTTGAAGGAGAGATTCTATCCGGACGAGTTGAGGTGGCTTAAAAGAGAAGAGTTTCTCTCTCTGAAACATGGTTCTATGTCGGTGCAAGCATATACTAACAAGTTCACAGAGTTGTCTCGTTTTGCTGCTGTTTTGATCCCTTCTGAAGCTGAGAAAGTGAGGTTGTATGTGAGGAGGTTAGACGCTTGGATTAGGGTACCAATGATGTGTTCAGGTGCTGCTACTTTCCAGAGGGCTTATGAAGTTGCCCTTAGTGCTTATGCTGCAGTTCAGGAGGAAGAAGATGCTAGGCGTGCTCTCACAGCCAAGAGGCCCCCTCCCTCATTTCATACTGCAAACCCCTCCAAGAAGTCTAAGCTTATTCCTGCGAACAAGGGGAGTACTTCTGATTCTAGACCAAAGAAGTGTTTCAAGTGCCAGAAAGATTGGCACGCTGGCAAAAATTGTGATGGTTCTAATGTCAAGTGTTTCTATTGCAATGATGAGGGTCACCATTCGTACTCTTGCCCTAAGAATTCTGATGCAAGCAAGACAATTACTGGTAGTTATGCCCCCCTCCGTAACAGGGTTTATAATATGTCCGAAACCGAGGAAGAATCGGATGTTGATGTCATTGCTGGTACTATTCTCGTAAACTCTATTCCtgcttatgttttatttgatactGGGCTACTGCTTCTTTCATCTCTTCTTCCTTTACTGAAACAGCCAAGTTGA